The Staphylococcus sp. KG4-3 genome has a window encoding:
- a CDS encoding D-ribitol-5-phosphate cytidylyltransferase — protein MIYAGILAGGIGSRMGNVPLPKQFLDLDGKPILVHTVEKFLLTNEFDKIFIATPQKWISHTKDTLRKHQINDDRIEVVQGGSDRNETIMNIINEAEKAHSITDEDVIVTHDAVRPFLTHRIIKENIESVLAHGAVDTVIPATDTIITSSDGEQIQSIPVRSEMYQGQTPQSFNVNLLRNSYNALSVEEKEIMTDACKILVVANKKVKLVMGELYNIKITTPYDLKVANSIIKGGMLSD, from the coding sequence ATGATATATGCTGGTATATTAGCGGGAGGCATCGGTTCTAGAATGGGAAACGTGCCACTGCCAAAACAATTTTTAGATTTAGATGGTAAACCTATATTAGTTCATACGGTTGAAAAGTTCTTGCTCACAAATGAATTTGACAAAATATTTATTGCGACACCACAAAAGTGGATTTCGCATACGAAGGATACGTTGCGTAAGCATCAAATTAATGACGATAGAATCGAAGTGGTACAAGGTGGTTCAGACCGTAATGAAACGATTATGAATATTATAAATGAAGCTGAAAAAGCACACTCTATAACTGATGAAGATGTAATCGTTACACATGATGCGGTTAGACCATTTTTAACGCATCGAATCATCAAAGAAAATATTGAAAGTGTATTAGCACATGGTGCAGTCGATACTGTAATACCTGCAACTGACACTATTATCACTTCAAGCGATGGAGAACAAATACAATCTATACCAGTCAGAAGTGAAATGTATCAAGGTCAAACACCACAATCATTTAATGTGAATTTATTGAGGAATAGCTATAATGCGTTATCTGTAGAAGAGAAAGAAATAATGACAGATGCCTGTAAAATTCTTGTAGTAGCTAATAAAAAAGTGAAATTAGTGATGGGAGAATTATATAATATTAAAATCACCACACCTTATGATCTTAAAGTAGCGAACTCTATCATCAAAGGTGGGATGTTGAGTGATTAA
- the tarL gene encoding teichoic acid ribitol-phosphate polymerase TarL, with protein sequence MDNYKLTIDNIYWERIQLFIEGYTDCNRIERKKLVLRNLTETKEVEANEVKVEGNRFKARFNVAILDNGNYLPSGQYLLILKKEFEHIAHINEVLLNPLNYDLDDEQYEHYHSLETTNDKNNFLLKEFEYQFKKGGNSKKINYNVYPKISKEVNEFVLDIKFNMLIPKKNKLFVKFNEYKKNYNEKSYKLRDFLFKSIFNITKFFHLKKGNTVLFTSDSRAEMSGNFEYVYNEMLRQNLDDKYKIHALFKSNISARRNFIDKFKFPYLLGKADYIFVDDFHPLLYTVKFRKSQEIIQVWHAVGAFKTVGYSRAGKKGGPFFNSVNHRNYTKAFVSSETDIPFYGEAFGIKEQNIIPTGVPRTDILFDEAYEQQVTAEMEEALPIIKDKKVILFAPTFRGNGHHTAHYPFFKIDFARFARYCRENNAVVLFKMHPFVKNRLNIPREYEQYFVDVSDFREVNDILFVTDILISDYSSLVYEFAVFKRPMIFYAFDLEDYITSRDFYEPYETFVPGKIVESFSDLIAALDNEDFEVEKVEPFLDKHFKHHDGRSSERVVRNIFGS encoded by the coding sequence TTGGATAATTATAAATTGACAATTGATAATATATATTGGGAAAGAATTCAGCTTTTTATCGAAGGTTATACTGATTGTAATAGGATAGAAAGAAAAAAATTAGTATTACGAAATTTAACAGAAACAAAAGAAGTAGAAGCAAATGAAGTTAAAGTTGAAGGTAATAGATTTAAAGCACGTTTTAATGTGGCAATTTTAGATAATGGAAACTACTTACCTTCAGGACAATACTTATTAATTTTGAAAAAAGAATTTGAACATATTGCTCATATTAATGAAGTATTGTTAAATCCTTTAAACTATGACTTAGACGACGAACAATATGAACATTATCATTCGCTTGAAACTACTAATGATAAAAATAATTTTTTGCTTAAAGAATTTGAATATCAATTTAAAAAGGGAGGGAATTCAAAAAAAATAAATTATAATGTTTATCCAAAAATTTCTAAAGAAGTTAATGAATTTGTATTAGACATTAAATTTAATATGCTTATTCCTAAAAAAAATAAATTATTTGTGAAATTTAATGAGTATAAAAAGAACTATAATGAAAAGTCTTATAAATTGCGTGATTTTTTATTTAAATCTATTTTTAACATCACAAAATTTTTCCATTTGAAAAAGGGAAATACTGTACTATTCACATCTGATTCAAGAGCTGAAATGTCAGGTAACTTTGAATATGTTTATAATGAGATGTTACGCCAAAATTTAGACGACAAATATAAGATACATGCCTTGTTTAAATCTAACATTTCGGCACGTCGTAACTTTATCGACAAATTTAAATTTCCGTATTTATTAGGTAAAGCAGATTATATATTTGTGGATGATTTTCACCCATTACTCTACACAGTAAAATTCAGAAAAAGTCAGGAAATTATTCAAGTATGGCATGCAGTTGGTGCTTTCAAAACTGTTGGTTATAGTCGAGCTGGAAAAAAAGGTGGTCCATTCTTTAATTCTGTAAATCATAGAAACTATACTAAGGCCTTTGTTTCATCAGAAACAGATATACCATTTTATGGTGAAGCCTTTGGTATTAAAGAACAAAATATAATTCCGACTGGTGTGCCTAGAACAGATATCTTATTTGATGAGGCGTATGAGCAACAAGTTACAGCCGAAATGGAGGAGGCACTGCCAATCATTAAAGATAAAAAAGTGATTTTATTTGCGCCTACATTTAGAGGTAATGGACATCATACGGCGCATTATCCATTCTTTAAAATTGATTTTGCTAGATTTGCAAGATATTGTCGTGAAAATAATGCAGTAGTTTTATTTAAAATGCATCCATTTGTGAAGAATAGACTAAATATTCCTAGAGAATATGAGCAATACTTTGTGGATGTTTCTGATTTTAGAGAAGTTAATGATATTTTATTTGTTACGGATATTTTAATTAGTGATTATTCATCACTTGTTTATGAATTTGCGGTATTTAAACGACCGATGATTTTTTATGCATTTGACCTTGAGGATTATATTACATCACGTGATTTTTATGAGCCATATGAAACGTTTGTGCCAGGGAAAATTGTAGAGTCATTTAGTGATTTAATAGCAGCACTAGATAACGAAGACTTTGAAGTAGAGAAAGTAGAGCCATTCTTAGATAAGCACTTTAAACATCATGATGGTCGTTCGAGTGAAAGAGTTGTACGTAATATTTTTGGCAGTTAG
- a CDS encoding non-ribosomal peptide synthetase codes for MREYILSEAQSEIIQLEEYYENTSINNIAAMVTIKDNVKIQEINEALNNLIKRHESYRIKVKKQNTEYKQYIDEYKRKQFNYIDFYNNKKDYDEWITTQIESNIFALNSELFKFVILTQPSGDIGILLLQHHIISDGWSMTIAGNTLCESLIYGKKEEDFEYTYLDHVEEEINYKNSSRFEKDKQFWIKKVENLENNELFENKRNNSGQGNRLNYKLPNIYTQKIMEFCKSNQLSISNLFSAAMLILKYKKNSINKNSIGLILHNRNTQFEKQVTGVYSRVLPIIVEMDKKLSINEFLKLMKKETFKLLKHRKYPNSYIVEHSKNAKGLLDFVVSFQNTQHNPDFIKKGYSEEWLDPGTTNVPLGLNISNRDGEESLEIDYDYQLDVVSEKEVVNLHSNIMKILNIILENPQRKISEIETITEEEKTLILHDFNNTQVSMGNTKTFVEIFESQVKKTPNNKAVTYEGESLTYQTLNAKANQVAHQLRRNGVKPNSLVGVMTNRNLEMIVGIYGVLKAGGAYVPIDPEYPSERINYILRDSKPNTLLTDRALGTSIEFNQSVINLMENKSISIQPTKNLSHVTSISDLMCIIYTSGTTGKPKGVKITSKGVMNNLNRRIKRFGISSKDNILFKMPFTFDPSIWELFGWAMVGAQATLLPSGKEGNSEVITSLIHTSKVSIAVFVPSMFNPFIHYIQLTKQSNLLASLRYVLVGGEAVKPELVNQFSKWIGKVNNTQLINVYGPTETTIDVTNFSFENNVTYETVPIGQPIANTQAYIMDEDNNLMGIGTQGELCIGGAGVTDGYLNRPQLTKEKFIDNPFGEGKLYRTGDLAKWQEDGNIICLGRIDDQVKIRGYRIELGEIESTLRKNEKLTDVAVIAKSMGEGDIALCAYLVSDEQLNCENIRRDLSEKLPSYMLPTYITQIDKIPVTDNGKLNKSQLPEIKVKSKVYVAPKDDTEVMITQIFENILNIESVGTNDNFFEIGGHSLNALGIINEIEHKSGVRIPVTDIFEKPTVIQLAKIIKESNKYKNLRKIPKADDKSFYSISPMQQHIYTLNKIAGKQTTSYNMPGAFEIKGDIDIKSIQNAFQTLVNRHEVLRTRFETIDGETVQIIEDDIQISVDYEEKSNIDYDILLQDFVKPFNLKIAPLLRVKIVKFDKQRYILLFDIHHIISDGASIYHIIGEFSKLYQGHTLGEMKLQYKDYSEWIKNYDLSKQRTFWLSQFEDKLPILDLPLDYPRPKQQTFEGKTITVNMPNETKKAIDKLAQATASTDYTILLTSLMILMNKYTNQEDVVIGSPVSGRTQKDTEEVVGAFFNRLALRGFPEGNKSFNQLLTEITELSLKALDNQDYPIEYLKEEIVEKYNLTRNTLHDVTFAFQNVNDQLLNVDGWEIEPKETIDTNIKFDLHMMIEGGEVYKVSLKYASELFSSSTIQRMLDRFINILDSVTKYPEQKISEIE; via the coding sequence GTGAGAGAGTATATATTATCTGAAGCGCAAAGTGAAATTATCCAGTTAGAAGAATATTATGAAAATACTAGTATTAATAATATAGCAGCAATGGTTACTATTAAAGATAATGTTAAAATACAAGAGATTAATGAAGCATTAAACAATTTAATAAAAAGACATGAGAGTTATCGAATTAAAGTCAAAAAACAAAACACAGAATATAAGCAATATATAGATGAATATAAAAGGAAACAATTTAATTACATTGATTTTTATAATAATAAAAAGGATTATGATGAATGGATTACTACACAGATAGAATCAAATATATTTGCCCTTAATAGCGAATTATTTAAATTTGTAATTTTAACACAGCCTAGTGGAGATATTGGAATATTACTATTGCAACATCATATTATTTCAGATGGCTGGAGTATGACTATAGCGGGGAATACATTATGTGAATCATTAATTTACGGAAAAAAGGAAGAGGATTTTGAATATACGTATTTAGATCACGTGGAAGAAGAAATAAATTATAAAAATTCATCTAGATTCGAAAAAGATAAACAATTTTGGATTAAAAAAGTAGAAAATTTAGAAAATAACGAGTTGTTTGAAAATAAAAGGAATAACAGTGGCCAGGGGAATAGGCTGAATTATAAACTTCCAAACATATACACACAGAAAATTATGGAATTTTGTAAAAGTAACCAATTAAGTATTAGCAATTTGTTTTCTGCAGCTATGTTGATTTTAAAGTATAAAAAAAATTCAATAAATAAGAATTCGATTGGATTGATATTACACAATAGAAATACGCAATTTGAAAAGCAAGTGACAGGAGTCTATTCAAGAGTGTTGCCTATAATAGTGGAAATGGATAAAAAATTATCTATTAATGAATTTTTAAAGTTAATGAAAAAAGAAACGTTCAAGTTGTTGAAACATAGAAAATATCCAAACAGTTATATAGTGGAACATAGCAAAAATGCAAAAGGTTTACTAGACTTTGTAGTATCATTTCAAAATACTCAGCATAATCCAGATTTTATAAAAAAAGGATACTCAGAAGAATGGTTAGACCCTGGTACAACAAATGTACCGTTAGGTTTAAATATAAGCAATAGAGATGGAGAAGAGAGTCTAGAAATAGATTATGATTACCAGTTAGATGTCGTAAGTGAAAAAGAAGTTGTAAATTTACATTCAAATATTATGAAAATTTTAAACATAATATTAGAGAATCCGCAACGAAAAATTAGTGAAATTGAGACTATTACTGAAGAAGAAAAGACGCTTATTTTACATGACTTTAATAATACACAAGTAAGTATGGGTAACACGAAAACCTTTGTAGAGATTTTTGAAAGCCAAGTGAAAAAAACGCCAAATAATAAGGCAGTTACTTACGAAGGTGAAAGTCTTACTTACCAAACATTAAACGCTAAAGCAAATCAAGTCGCGCATCAATTACGACGCAATGGCGTCAAACCGAATAGCTTAGTAGGTGTAATGACAAACCGTAATTTGGAAATGATAGTTGGGATATATGGTGTTTTAAAAGCGGGTGGCGCCTATGTTCCAATTGATCCAGAATATCCGAGCGAGCGCATCAATTATATTTTAAGAGACAGTAAACCCAATACACTATTAACAGATAGAGCTTTAGGCACTTCTATTGAATTTAATCAATCGGTTATAAATTTAATGGAGAATAAAAGTATATCAATACAACCCACAAAGAATTTATCGCATGTTACAAGTATATCTGACTTGATGTGTATTATTTATACTTCTGGCACTACAGGTAAACCTAAGGGTGTTAAGATAACTTCTAAAGGTGTTATGAATAATCTTAATAGAAGAATTAAGAGATTTGGTATTAGTAGTAAAGATAATATATTATTTAAAATGCCATTTACATTTGATCCGTCAATTTGGGAATTATTTGGATGGGCTATGGTTGGTGCACAAGCCACATTGTTACCTTCGGGTAAAGAAGGTAACTCAGAAGTAATCACATCATTAATTCACACATCTAAAGTGTCGATAGCTGTCTTTGTACCTTCTATGTTTAACCCATTTATTCATTATATTCAGTTAACTAAACAATCGAACTTACTTGCTAGCTTAAGGTATGTCTTAGTTGGAGGCGAAGCAGTGAAGCCAGAGTTAGTTAATCAATTTAGTAAATGGATTGGTAAGGTGAATAATACACAACTAATCAACGTTTATGGTCCCACTGAAACTACTATTGATGTGACGAACTTTAGTTTTGAAAATAATGTTACCTATGAAACTGTACCTATTGGTCAACCTATTGCGAATACACAAGCGTATATTATGGATGAAGACAATAACCTCATGGGTATTGGTACTCAAGGAGAACTTTGTATCGGGGGAGCAGGCGTAACTGATGGTTATTTAAATCGACCTCAATTGACAAAAGAAAAGTTTATTGATAATCCATTCGGTGAAGGAAAATTATATCGTACCGGTGATTTAGCAAAATGGCAGGAAGATGGTAATATTATATGTTTAGGGCGTATCGATGATCAAGTAAAAATACGTGGTTATCGCATTGAACTTGGTGAAATAGAAAGTACTTTACGTAAGAATGAAAAACTTACAGATGTTGCTGTTATTGCCAAATCAATGGGAGAGGGAGATATAGCGCTGTGTGCTTACCTAGTCTCAGATGAGCAACTAAACTGTGAAAATATCAGAAGAGATTTAAGCGAAAAATTACCAAGTTATATGCTTCCAACATATATAACTCAAATAGACAAAATACCAGTCACAGACAATGGTAAATTAAATAAAAGTCAACTGCCTGAAATTAAAGTTAAAAGCAAAGTATATGTTGCGCCTAAAGATGACACAGAAGTAATGATCACTCAAATATTTGAGAATATATTGAATATTGAAAGTGTTGGCACTAATGATAATTTCTTTGAAATTGGTGGCCACTCACTTAATGCTTTGGGAATTATAAATGAAATAGAACATAAAAGCGGTGTCCGTATACCAGTTACTGATATTTTTGAAAAACCAACAGTTATACAATTGGCTAAAATTATAAAGGAAAGTAATAAATACAAAAATTTACGAAAAATACCAAAAGCTGACGATAAATCATTTTATTCTATATCTCCGATGCAACAGCATATATATACATTGAATAAGATTGCTGGTAAACAAACAACATCATATAACATGCCTGGAGCTTTTGAAATAAAAGGTGATATAGATATAAAAAGTATACAGAATGCTTTTCAAACTTTAGTTAATCGACATGAGGTATTAAGAACGCGTTTTGAAACAATTGATGGAGAAACTGTTCAGATAATTGAAGATGACATACAAATTAGCGTAGACTATGAAGAAAAATCAAATATTGATTATGATATACTTTTACAAGATTTTGTAAAACCATTCAATTTAAAAATTGCACCGTTGTTAAGAGTTAAAATAGTGAAATTTGATAAACAGCGTTATATATTATTATTCGATATTCATCATATCATTTCAGACGGTGCGTCCATTTATCATATTATTGGCGAATTTTCAAAATTATATCAAGGGCATACTTTAGGTGAGATGAAGTTACAGTATAAAGACTATAGTGAATGGATTAAAAATTATGATTTAAGCAAGCAACGTACATTTTGGTTGTCACAGTTTGAAGATAAACTTCCTATTTTAGATTTACCTTTGGACTATCCAAGACCTAAACAACAAACTTTTGAAGGTAAAACAATTACTGTGAACATGCCTAATGAAACTAAAAAAGCAATAGATAAACTTGCACAAGCGACTGCTAGCACTGATTATACAATCTTATTAACATCATTAATGATATTGATGAATAAGTATACTAATCAAGAAGATGTAGTAATCGGTAGCCCCGTTTCAGGACGTACACAAAAAGATACTGAAGAAGTTGTCGGTGCGTTTTTTAATAGACTTGCATTACGTGGTTTTCCAGAAGGTAATAAATCATTTAATCAATTATTAACAGAAATTACTGAGCTATCGTTGAAAGCTTTAGATAACCAAGATTATCCTATTGAATACTTGAAAGAAGAAATTGTAGAAAAATATAATTTAACTCGTAATACATTGCATGATGTAACTTTTGCATTCCAAAATGTTAATGATCAATTATTGAACGTAGATGGTTGGGAAATTGAACCTAAAGAAACTATCGATACAAATATAAAATTTGATTTACACATGATGATAGAAGGGGGCGAAGTTTACAAAGTGTCTTTAAAATATGCGAGTGAATTATTTTCTTCATCAACAATTCAACGTATGTTGGATAGATTTATAAACATATTGGATAGTGTTACAAAATATCCAGAACAAAAAATAAGTGAAATAGAGTGA
- a CDS encoding magnesium transporter: MNQQKLEELHRLAKGTVKEKKIALTFGYQPIIEALKKDENKEVSDFAQTMDANRDLKLYKNNLYYRRSKEQFQKDLKQATQYMYATLILIGIAIVSILIAVIIFFVNPTANVSLFITITVLAILGSLVTVLLSKRIGISYNNSKQSLARSKYLLNISQSNSQSLQAQINNNE; encoded by the coding sequence ATGAACCAACAAAAATTAGAAGAATTGCACCGGCTGGCAAAGGGCACAGTAAAAGAGAAAAAAATTGCACTTACATTTGGTTACCAACCAATCATCGAAGCATTAAAAAAGGATGAAAATAAAGAAGTTTCAGATTTTGCGCAAACGATGGATGCAAACAGAGATTTGAAATTATACAAAAACAACCTTTACTATAGACGTTCCAAAGAACAATTTCAAAAAGATTTGAAACAAGCAACGCAATATATGTATGCTACATTAATATTAATAGGTATCGCTATAGTGTCTATACTTATAGCTGTGATTATCTTTTTTGTTAATCCAACTGCGAACGTGTCATTATTTATCACAATTACAGTGTTAGCGATATTAGGGTCGCTTGTTACAGTTTTACTTTCCAAGCGAATAGGAATTTCCTATAATAATAGTAAGCAATCATTGGCAAGGTCCAAATATTTACTCAATATTTCACAGTCTAATTCACAATCACTACAAGCACAAATCAATAATAATGAATAA
- a CDS encoding alcohol dehydrogenase catalytic domain-containing protein — MINQVYQLVAPRQFEVTYNNENIKSDKVVVRPLYLSICAADQRYYTGSRNEQVLKKKLPMSLVHEGVGEVVYDNKGIFKTGTRVIMVPNTPVETDEVIAENYLPSSKFRSSGYDGFMQDYVFMDYDRVVEIDDSIEDLSTIAYSELVSVSWHAIQRFERKSNANKNSFGIWGDGNLGYITAILLNKLYPNAAIYIFGKTDYKLSHFSFADEIYHIHEVPEGVTFDHAFECVGGKGSQSAVNQIIDLISPEGTVSLLGVSEYPVEVNTRLVLEKGLTMFGSSRSGAQDFKDIAKFYKDHPDVVEKLALLKGNEFDVKTINDAVNAFETDLSTSWGKTVIKWTM, encoded by the coding sequence GTGATTAATCAAGTTTATCAATTGGTTGCGCCAAGACAATTCGAAGTAACATATAATAATGAAAATATTAAAAGTGATAAAGTTGTTGTAAGACCATTATACTTATCAATTTGTGCGGCAGATCAAAGATATTATACTGGTAGCAGAAATGAACAAGTATTAAAGAAAAAATTACCGATGTCTCTAGTTCATGAAGGTGTTGGTGAAGTTGTTTATGATAACAAAGGCATATTTAAGACTGGTACAAGAGTTATTATGGTACCGAATACACCCGTAGAAACAGATGAAGTCATAGCAGAAAACTATTTACCTAGTAGTAAATTTAGATCTAGTGGTTATGATGGTTTTATGCAAGATTATGTTTTTATGGATTATGACCGTGTCGTAGAAATCGACGATAGTATCGAAGATTTAAGTACAATTGCATACTCTGAATTAGTAAGCGTGAGTTGGCATGCGATTCAAAGGTTTGAGCGTAAATCAAATGCAAATAAAAATAGTTTTGGTATTTGGGGCGATGGCAATTTAGGATATATTACTGCAATTTTATTAAATAAACTATACCCCAATGCAGCAATTTATATCTTTGGAAAAACAGATTATAAATTAAGTCATTTTTCTTTCGCAGATGAAATATACCATATACATGAAGTACCTGAAGGGGTTACTTTTGATCATGCATTTGAGTGTGTAGGCGGAAAAGGTAGCCAGTCTGCAGTAAACCAAATCATTGATTTGATTTCACCTGAAGGCACAGTTAGTTTGTTAGGTGTAAGCGAATATCCTGTTGAAGTTAACACAAGATTAGTGTTAGAGAAAGGTTTAACAATGTTTGGAAGCAGTAGAAGTGGTGCGCAAGACTTTAAAGATATTGCGAAATTCTATAAAGATCATCCAGATGTTGTGGAAAAATTAGCGCTACTCAAAGGTAACGAATTTGATGTTAAAACCATTAATGATGCAGTCAATGCATTTGAAACAGATTTATCCACTTCGTGGGGCAAGACTGTCATTAAATGGACGATGTAA